A genomic segment from Nodularia sphaerocarpa UHCC 0038 encodes:
- a CDS encoding helix-turn-helix transcriptional regulator yields the protein MKHKPKPRIALLREKAGLTQLELSRLVGVTESTIQNWESGRTGTDHIERIIKFCKALNCQVQDLIEDMSELSEKPLAEPVSLSDIHNLLGTENLAIMSNSETQVAEEEKAKRG from the coding sequence GTGAAACACAAGCCAAAACCCAGGATCGCTTTGCTTCGTGAAAAAGCAGGGCTAACCCAGCTTGAACTCTCGCGTCTTGTAGGCGTGACTGAAAGCACTATCCAGAATTGGGAAAGTGGTAGAACCGGGACTGACCATATCGAAAGAATTATTAAGTTTTGCAAAGCTTTGAATTGCCAAGTGCAAGACCTAATTGAAGATATGAGTGAGTTATCAGAAAAGCCTTTAGCTGAACCAGTTTCCTTAAGTGACATACATAATTTGTTGGGAACTGAGAACTTAGCCATCATGAGCAATTCTGAGACTCAAGTTGCTGAAGAGGAAAAAGCGAAGCGTGGATAA